Proteins from a single region of Sphingomonas swuensis:
- a CDS encoding glutamate-5-semialdehyde dehydrogenase translates to MSLEAEMMALGQAARAGAEALRTATAEQRSAAIRAMAGELRAHAGEVLAANARDLASATRLPDRLMLDEPRLAAIADAVETIAGLPDPVGVEIARWERPNGLDIARVRTPIGVIGMIYEARPNVTADAAAICVRSGNAVILRPGSDCLGSARAIHAALARGLERAGLPASVVQIVPTADRAAVGALLSGLGGNLDLVIPRGGRSLVERVQAEARVPVLGHLEGICHTYVHAAADPAMAAAIVRNAKLRRTSICGSTETLLIDRAALPMLPVIAEALVGCELRGDGEAAAMVPMRLATEQDWRTEHLAPILNIRTVSDWREAASHIARYGTGHTEAIVTEERETAEAFLGQVDSAIVLWNASTQFADGGEFGFGAEIGIATGKLHARGPVGPEQLTSFKYVVRGDGQVRP, encoded by the coding sequence TTGAGCCTTGAGGCCGAGATGATGGCGCTCGGGCAGGCGGCGCGGGCCGGAGCCGAGGCGCTCCGCACCGCGACGGCCGAGCAGCGCTCCGCCGCGATCCGAGCGATGGCGGGAGAGCTTCGCGCCCATGCCGGTGAGGTGCTCGCCGCCAATGCGCGGGACCTCGCGTCGGCAACCCGGCTGCCCGACCGGCTGATGCTCGACGAGCCGCGGCTCGCGGCCATCGCGGACGCGGTCGAGACGATCGCCGGCCTTCCGGATCCAGTCGGAGTCGAGATTGCCCGTTGGGAGCGCCCCAACGGCCTCGACATCGCCCGCGTCCGCACTCCCATCGGGGTCATCGGGATGATCTACGAGGCCCGGCCCAACGTCACCGCCGACGCCGCTGCGATCTGCGTGCGCTCGGGTAACGCCGTGATCCTTCGCCCTGGCTCCGATTGCCTCGGCAGTGCCCGGGCGATCCATGCCGCGCTCGCGAGAGGGCTGGAACGGGCAGGCCTACCGGCAAGCGTGGTGCAGATCGTGCCGACCGCGGACCGCGCGGCGGTCGGTGCCTTGCTGTCGGGGCTCGGGGGCAATCTCGACCTCGTCATTCCGCGCGGCGGGCGAAGCCTGGTCGAGCGGGTGCAGGCCGAGGCACGGGTGCCGGTGCTGGGGCACCTCGAGGGCATCTGCCACACCTACGTCCATGCGGCGGCCGATCCGGCCATGGCCGCCGCCATCGTCCGCAATGCCAAGCTTCGCCGAACCTCGATCTGCGGCTCGACCGAGACGCTGCTGATCGACCGCGCGGCATTGCCGATGCTGCCGGTCATCGCCGAGGCGCTCGTGGGATGCGAACTGCGCGGTGACGGGGAGGCCGCTGCGATGGTGCCGATGCGCCTTGCGACCGAGCAGGACTGGCGCACCGAACATCTCGCGCCGATCCTCAACATCCGCACCGTAAGTGACTGGCGGGAGGCGGCGTCGCACATCGCTCGCTACGGCACTGGCCACACCGAGGCGATCGTCACCGAGGAGCGCGAGACGGCCGAGGCGTTCCTTGGCCAGGTCGACAGCGCGATCGTCCTGTGGAACGCGTCGACCCAGTTCGCCGACGGCGGCGAGTTCGGCTTTGGGGCCGAGATCGGCATCGCCACGGGCAAGCTTCACGCCCGCGGACCGGTCGGTCCCGAGCAGCTCACCAGCTTCAAATATGTGGTGCGCGGGGATGGGCAGGTGCGGCCTTGA
- the clpP gene encoding ATP-dependent Clp endopeptidase proteolytic subunit ClpP — protein sequence MPDHQDIVSGLVPIVIEQSNRGERSFDIYSRLLRERIVFITGPIEDHMSSLIVAQLLFLESENPKKDIFMYINSPGGVVTSGLAIHDTMQYIRPRVGTVCIGQAASMGSFLLAAGEPGMRVALTNSRIMIHQPSGGAQGMASDIEIQAREILRMRTRLNSLYAKYTGQPLERIEKSMDRDSFLEADEAKEFGLIDAVFDKRPEAGDFEGMGLTGPDGTTQS from the coding sequence TTGCCCGATCATCAGGACATCGTTTCCGGCCTCGTTCCCATCGTCATCGAGCAATCGAACCGGGGCGAGCGCAGCTTCGACATCTATTCGCGGCTGCTGCGCGAGCGCATTGTCTTCATCACCGGCCCGATCGAGGATCACATGTCCTCGCTGATCGTCGCCCAGCTGCTCTTCCTCGAGTCCGAGAACCCGAAGAAGGACATCTTCATGTACATCAACTCGCCGGGCGGCGTGGTCACCAGCGGCCTCGCGATCCATGACACCATGCAGTACATCCGCCCGCGCGTCGGCACCGTCTGCATCGGCCAGGCCGCGTCGATGGGCAGCTTCCTGCTCGCCGCGGGCGAGCCCGGCATGCGCGTTGCGCTGACCAACAGCCGGATCATGATCCACCAGCCGTCGGGCGGCGCCCAGGGCATGGCGTCGGACATCGAGATCCAGGCGCGCGAGATCCTGCGCATGCGCACGCGATTGAACTCGCTCTACGCCAAGTACACCGGGCAGCCGCTCGAGCGGATCGAGAAGTCGATGGACCGCGATAGCTTCCTCGAGGCCGACGAAGCCAAGGAGTTCGGCCTGATCGACGCCGTCTTCGACAAGCGTCCCGAAGCTGGCGATTTCGAAGGCATGGGACTGACCGGACCGGACGGCACGACGCAGTCCTGA
- a CDS encoding LD-carboxypeptidase has translation MQDRRQALASIGAGAIALSLPAVAAQPRIASRRPPRLRSGDTVGLVKPAGFLADDFDLKLTVEAITAMGLKPKLAPHLSDRFGYLAGKDRDRASDLNAMFADESVRAIFAVRGGWGSARILPFLDWNLIRRNPKLLIGFSDITALHMAIATRAGFPTIHGPNAGSSWGKLSYAAFRELAFDGALPTYRNPPGDDDRLVQKKWRTRTIRAGKASGRLLGGNLTVLSSLVGTPYLPDFTGAILFIEDVDEAEYRIDRMLTQLGLAGILGKLAGVVFGQCTECQGEGPSYGGFTLGEVLRQHIEPLGIPAYQGALFGHIDDQFSLPVGCRAEIDAEQGTIRLVESPVA, from the coding sequence ATGCAGGATCGTCGTCAGGCCTTGGCCAGTATCGGGGCAGGGGCCATTGCCCTCTCGCTTCCCGCCGTCGCCGCCCAGCCGCGCATCGCAAGCCGGCGACCGCCGCGGCTTCGGTCCGGTGACACGGTCGGGCTGGTCAAGCCGGCAGGCTTCCTCGCCGACGATTTCGACCTCAAGCTGACGGTCGAGGCGATCACCGCCATGGGGCTTAAGCCGAAGCTTGCCCCGCATCTCAGCGATCGCTTCGGCTATCTCGCCGGCAAGGACCGCGATCGCGCGTCCGACCTCAATGCGATGTTCGCGGACGAGAGCGTGCGGGCGATCTTCGCGGTGCGCGGAGGGTGGGGTTCGGCGCGGATCCTTCCGTTCCTCGACTGGAATCTCATCCGCCGCAATCCCAAGCTGCTGATCGGCTTCAGCGACATCACCGCGCTTCACATGGCGATCGCCACGCGGGCAGGCTTTCCCACCATCCACGGTCCCAATGCCGGGAGCAGCTGGGGCAAGCTCTCCTACGCCGCCTTCCGCGAGCTTGCCTTCGACGGCGCGCTTCCGACCTACCGCAATCCGCCCGGCGACGACGACCGGCTCGTGCAGAAGAAGTGGCGCACCCGCACCATCCGAGCGGGCAAGGCGAGTGGGCGGCTGCTCGGCGGCAATCTGACGGTGCTGAGCTCGCTCGTCGGTACGCCCTATCTGCCCGATTTCACCGGCGCGATCCTGTTCATCGAAGATGTCGACGAAGCCGAGTATCGGATCGACAGAATGCTGACCCAGCTCGGGCTTGCAGGCATCCTCGGCAAGCTTGCCGGCGTGGTCTTCGGCCAGTGCACCGAATGCCAGGGGGAGGGCCCCTCCTATGGCGGCTTCACGCTCGGCGAAGTGTTGAGGCAGCATATCGAGCCACTGGGCATCCCGGCTTACCAGGGAGCCCTTTTCGGGCATATCGACGACCAGTTCAGCCTTCCCGTCGGCTGCCGGGCCGAGATCGATGCCGAGCAGGGCACCATCCGTCTGGTCGAGTCCCCGGTCGCGTGA